One segment of Halococcus salsus DNA contains the following:
- a CDS encoding rhomboid family intramembrane serine protease produces the protein MTSPWAVLARIVLVLAVVGSVVAVARLDDERWGEHLQAWFVYGIPWGSLLTVGFVLAVYLVVQGGLTSWGNPVSLPFRAWSYRYPLGMAVAPFAHVGPSHLVGNLVGTLALAPLAEYAWGHYPPTRDRARGSAVPSARAEDAFVTSPRARILAVPVAAVAVGLFTGLFSIGPIIGFSGVVFAFAGFTLVRYPLATVVVFAASGVIQQVYVALRNPVVETGASGGGYGLPWWATVAIQAHALGLLAGVVIGVAVFRRRERLPSAGRLWLGTLVFAIGQSLWAVYWFRGNGQFVLFRALGVALVFALALLVAASVATPGRARGVRGVRHVRRIVGIERRAGAAMVLLLALAVLAAPAVPVNLTTTTATGTALAQDDGSATGTMDRVQVRDYTVYYAENVTNRMVSVVDVSAFGESTTVNASGVIVESGQRSLWTTGVEESRLAFAGCATVGVGGLGWRESVHVSRTGWKAIGGGHAYKVRFGRGNDSRLAYLSGPATADVTVANRNVSVVPRREGFGVVVSRANETVDRVKLPANGTTARAGGLSFDRTGGDLFVAVDGTRVRVASRETYK, from the coding sequence ATGACCTCGCCGTGGGCGGTGCTCGCACGCATTGTCCTGGTGCTCGCGGTCGTGGGGTCGGTGGTCGCGGTCGCGCGTCTCGACGACGAGCGCTGGGGCGAGCACCTCCAGGCATGGTTCGTCTACGGTATCCCGTGGGGGTCGCTTCTGACCGTGGGGTTCGTCCTCGCGGTCTACCTGGTCGTCCAGGGCGGCCTCACGTCGTGGGGAAACCCCGTCTCGCTCCCGTTCCGTGCGTGGTCGTACCGCTACCCGCTGGGGATGGCCGTCGCGCCGTTCGCCCACGTCGGCCCGAGCCACCTCGTGGGCAACCTCGTCGGCACGCTCGCGCTCGCGCCGCTCGCGGAGTACGCGTGGGGCCACTACCCGCCGACGCGCGACCGGGCTCGGGGCTCGGCCGTTCCGAGCGCCCGAGCCGAAGACGCGTTCGTGACGAGTCCCCGTGCTCGAATCCTCGCCGTGCCCGTCGCCGCGGTCGCAGTGGGGCTGTTCACCGGCCTGTTCTCGATCGGACCGATCATCGGCTTCTCGGGTGTGGTGTTCGCGTTCGCGGGGTTCACGCTGGTTCGCTACCCGCTCGCCACCGTGGTGGTGTTCGCGGCGAGCGGGGTGATCCAGCAGGTGTACGTCGCGCTCCGGAACCCGGTGGTCGAGACGGGCGCGAGCGGTGGCGGCTACGGGCTCCCGTGGTGGGCGACGGTCGCGATACAGGCCCACGCCCTCGGGTTACTGGCAGGAGTCGTCATCGGGGTCGCGGTGTTCCGCCGACGCGAACGGCTGCCGTCGGCGGGGCGACTCTGGCTCGGCACGCTGGTGTTCGCCATCGGGCAGTCGCTCTGGGCGGTCTACTGGTTCCGCGGCAACGGCCAGTTCGTCCTCTTTCGAGCCCTCGGGGTGGCGCTGGTGTTCGCGCTCGCGTTGCTCGTCGCGGCGAGCGTCGCAACTCCCGGTCGGGCCAGGGGTGTCCGGGGTGTCCGACACGTCCGTCGAATCGTCGGCATCGAGCGCCGTGCAGGGGCGGCGATGGTGCTCCTGCTCGCGCTCGCGGTGCTCGCCGCGCCCGCGGTTCCCGTGAACCTCACGACGACCACCGCGACCGGAACAGCGCTCGCCCAAGACGACGGGTCCGCCACCGGAACGATGGACCGGGTTCAGGTCCGGGATTACACGGTCTACTACGCCGAGAACGTCACGAACCGGATGGTCTCGGTGGTCGACGTGTCGGCGTTCGGCGAGTCGACGACGGTGAACGCGAGCGGGGTGATCGTCGAGAGCGGACAGCGGAGCCTCTGGACCACCGGGGTCGAGGAGTCACGGCTCGCCTTCGCCGGCTGTGCCACGGTCGGCGTCGGCGGCCTCGGCTGGCGGGAGTCGGTCCACGTCTCCCGAACCGGCTGGAAGGCGATCGGCGGCGGCCACGCCTACAAGGTCCGGTTCGGTCGTGGCAACGACAGCCGACTCGCCTATCTCTCGGGTCCGGCCACCGCCGACGTCACGGTCGCGAACCGGAACGTCTCGGTCGTCCCGCGCCGCGAGGGCTTCGGGGTCGTGGTCTCTCGGGCGAACGAGACCGTCGACCGCGTGAAACTCCCCGCGAACGGGACGACCGCCCGTGCGGGTGGCCTGAGCTTCGACCGGACCGGCGGTGACCTGTTCGTCGCCGTCGACGGAACCAGAGTCCGGGTGGCCAGCCGCGAAACATACAAATGA
- a CDS encoding DNA-directed RNA polymerase subunit L, protein MDLRVIENDDTELSIEIAGEDHTFMNVLKGALLEVEGVSAATYDMNPEQSGGQTDPILVIRTEPGTAPLDALEAGTERVNDMTTAFHEAFESAAPAA, encoded by the coding sequence ATGGACCTCCGCGTCATCGAAAACGACGACACCGAACTCTCGATCGAGATCGCTGGCGAGGACCACACGTTCATGAACGTCCTCAAGGGCGCGCTCCTCGAAGTCGAGGGCGTCTCCGCCGCGACCTACGACATGAACCCCGAGCAGTCGGGTGGCCAGACCGACCCGATACTCGTGATCCGAACCGAACCCGGAACCGCCCCGCTCGACGCGCTCGAAGCCGGCACCGAGCGGGTCAACGACATGACGACGGCCTTCCACGAGGCTTTCGAGTCCGCAGCGCCCGCGGCCTGA
- a CDS encoding M24 family metallopeptidase has protein sequence MPGDVFDSAEYDRRIARTRERLAEAELDAVFVTDPANMNYLTGYDGWSFYVHQGVVVAQDHDPVWVGRQMDAIGARATTTLPEADIRAYSDDHVHSPHDLHPMDVVADVLGDLGVGDGRIGLEMDAYYFTAKSYTRLQDQLPEAEFTDATLLVNWVRVKKSEQELEYMRQAARISENAMEAGLDAIEEGVPEYEAAEAIYGALIDGTEDYGGDYPSIVPLLPSGDYTGAPHLTWTDEPFSEGDPVVIELSGCRHRYHSPLARTTFVGDPPEAIAETATIVVDGLEAALDTVKPGVTCETVEEAWREEVAKHGIEKADRIGYSVGLGYPPDWGEHTASLRPGDETVLEEDMTFHTIPALWFDEFGVELSETFRVTATGVETLAEFPRRLFTA, from the coding sequence ATGCCAGGGGACGTTTTCGACAGTGCCGAGTACGACCGACGGATCGCGCGGACGAGGGAACGCCTGGCCGAGGCGGAACTGGACGCGGTGTTCGTCACCGACCCGGCGAACATGAACTACCTCACCGGCTACGACGGCTGGTCGTTCTACGTCCACCAGGGCGTAGTCGTCGCGCAGGATCACGACCCCGTCTGGGTCGGCCGGCAGATGGACGCCATCGGGGCGCGCGCGACGACGACCCTCCCCGAGGCGGACATCCGCGCGTACAGTGACGACCACGTCCACTCGCCCCACGACCTCCACCCGATGGACGTCGTCGCCGACGTCCTCGGTGATCTCGGGGTCGGTGACGGCCGGATCGGGCTCGAGATGGACGCCTACTACTTCACGGCGAAGTCCTACACCCGGCTTCAGGACCAACTCCCCGAGGCCGAGTTCACCGACGCCACGCTGCTCGTCAACTGGGTCCGGGTGAAGAAATCCGAGCAGGAACTCGAATACATGCGCCAGGCCGCCCGGATCTCCGAGAACGCGATGGAAGCCGGGCTCGACGCCATCGAGGAAGGCGTCCCGGAGTACGAGGCGGCCGAGGCCATCTACGGGGCACTGATCGACGGCACCGAGGACTACGGCGGGGACTATCCCTCGATCGTCCCGCTCCTCCCGTCGGGCGACTACACCGGCGCACCCCACCTGACCTGGACCGACGAGCCGTTTTCGGAGGGTGACCCCGTCGTCATCGAGCTCTCGGGCTGTCGCCACCGCTATCACTCGCCGCTCGCCCGAACGACGTTCGTCGGCGATCCACCCGAGGCGATCGCCGAGACCGCGACGATCGTCGTCGACGGTCTGGAGGCCGCGCTCGATACGGTCAAACCCGGCGTCACCTGCGAGACCGTCGAGGAGGCCTGGCGCGAGGAGGTCGCGAAGCACGGTATCGAGAAGGCCGACCGTATCGGGTACTCGGTCGGGCTCGGCTACCCACCGGACTGGGGTGAACACACCGCCAGCCTCCGACCGGGCGACGAGACGGTGCTGGAGGAGGACATGACTTTTCATACTATTCCAGCCCTCTGGTTCGACGAGTTCGGCGTCGAGCTCAGCGAGACGTTCCGGGTGACCGCGACGGGCGTCGAGACCCTCGCGGAGTTCCCCCGCCGGCTGTTCACCGCGTGA
- a CDS encoding cobalamin-independent methionine synthase II family protein — translation MGDDRRIRTTHVGSLPRPPELLDLLTDRQDGEAVDETEWETTVADATRDVVERQAETGLDIANNGEQSRVSFNWYVKDRLSGIEGEREQELWADLQDYPDYADQTFRTDVIDLAMQPVVADAIEYTGHEEAEAEIEGFRAALADTDADFEDTFMTSASPSVVTATHVNDYYDTHEAYLTAAADAMQEEYEIVADAGLTLQIDAPELLTAGQTEALADASIEDVKQVTRRNVEALNGALENVPAEQVRLHTCWGSYEGPGHLDADLAEMLPVIYEADITGLSIEQANPRHQHEYRAFAEHPVPDGWTLVPGVVDVKTNIIDHPQTIADRLERVANAVDDDTPLVAAPDCGFGTQAGLGMVNPEIAWAKLGALVEGAAIATERLY, via the coding sequence ATGGGAGACGACCGTCGGATCCGGACGACGCACGTCGGGAGCCTGCCGCGGCCCCCGGAGCTGCTCGACCTCCTCACCGACCGCCAGGACGGCGAGGCGGTGGACGAAACGGAGTGGGAGACGACCGTCGCGGACGCCACGCGCGACGTCGTCGAACGCCAGGCCGAGACGGGGCTCGACATCGCCAACAACGGCGAGCAGTCCCGGGTCTCGTTCAACTGGTACGTCAAGGACCGCCTCAGCGGTATCGAGGGGGAACGCGAACAGGAGCTCTGGGCGGACCTCCAGGACTACCCCGACTACGCCGACCAGACCTTCCGAACGGACGTGATCGACCTCGCGATGCAGCCGGTCGTCGCCGACGCGATCGAGTACACCGGCCACGAGGAGGCCGAAGCCGAGATCGAGGGCTTCCGGGCCGCCCTCGCCGACACCGACGCCGACTTCGAGGACACGTTCATGACCTCGGCCTCGCCGAGCGTCGTCACCGCGACCCACGTCAACGACTACTACGACACCCACGAGGCGTACCTCACCGCCGCCGCCGACGCGATGCAGGAAGAGTACGAGATCGTCGCCGACGCCGGGCTCACCCTCCAGATCGACGCGCCGGAACTCCTCACCGCCGGCCAGACCGAAGCCCTCGCGGACGCGTCCATCGAGGACGTCAAACAGGTCACGCGCCGGAACGTCGAGGCGCTCAACGGCGCGCTCGAAAACGTCCCCGCCGAGCAGGTCCGGCTGCACACCTGCTGGGGGAGCTACGAGGGCCCCGGCCACCTCGACGCCGACCTCGCCGAGATGCTGCCGGTCATCTACGAAGCCGACATCACGGGGCTGAGCATCGAGCAGGCCAACCCCCGCCACCAGCACGAGTACCGTGCGTTCGCCGAACACCCGGTCCCGGACGGCTGGACGCTCGTGCCCGGCGTGGTGGACGTGAAGACGAACATCATCGACCACCCGCAGACGATCGCCGACCGCTTGGAGCGCGTCGCGAACGCGGTCGACGACGACACCCCGCTCGTCGCGGCCCCCGACTGTGGCTTCGGGACCCAGGCCGGGTTGGGAATGGTCAACCCCGAGATCGCGTGGGCGAAACTCGGTGCACTGGTCGAGGGCGCGGCGATCGCGACCGAACGGCTCTACTGA
- a CDS encoding trans-sulfuration enzyme family protein yields MTGNDDDRLDTASIHAGERETNDALVTPIYANATYRYDSPSERGEYRYSRMAAPTRADLETVVADLEGAAHARVFASGMAAIDAVFSLLSAGDHVVAGNSLYAETYDLLAEFYPRYGIEVSYVDVTDPDAVREAVGEDTALVYAESPTNPLLRITDLETTAAIAHEADALLAVDNTFASPALQRPVELGADLVVESLTKYLGGHSDAIAGAVATDDDALAERIWRIQYTRGAIIGPFEAFLIRRGIKTLDARMDRHCHNAALLADLLDGHDAVERVHYPGLASHPGHEVAAEQMADFGGMLSFELAGGVEDAVAFVAALETVTIAESLGGVESLIEVPAAMTHQDLAPTELDAAGIDAGLVRLSVGIERSADLVADVERGLDAVAR; encoded by the coding sequence ATGACGGGGAACGACGACGACCGACTCGACACGGCCTCGATCCACGCGGGCGAGCGCGAGACGAACGACGCGCTGGTGACGCCGATCTACGCCAACGCGACCTACCGGTACGACTCACCGAGCGAGCGCGGGGAGTACCGCTACTCGCGGATGGCGGCCCCGACGCGGGCCGACCTCGAAACGGTGGTGGCGGACCTCGAAGGCGCGGCCCACGCGCGGGTGTTCGCCAGCGGCATGGCGGCGATCGACGCGGTCTTCTCCCTGCTCTCGGCGGGCGACCACGTCGTCGCGGGCAACAGCCTCTACGCCGAGACCTACGACCTGCTCGCCGAGTTCTACCCGCGCTACGGGATCGAGGTGAGCTACGTCGACGTCACCGACCCCGACGCGGTTCGCGAGGCGGTCGGGGAGGACACCGCGCTCGTCTACGCCGAGAGCCCGACGAACCCACTCCTCCGGATCACCGACCTGGAGACGACGGCGGCCATCGCCCATGAGGCCGACGCCCTCCTCGCGGTCGACAACACGTTCGCGTCGCCCGCCCTCCAGCGCCCGGTCGAGCTCGGGGCGGACCTCGTCGTCGAGTCGCTCACGAAGTACCTCGGTGGTCACTCCGACGCCATCGCGGGCGCGGTAGCGACCGACGACGACGCGCTCGCCGAGCGGATCTGGCGGATCCAGTACACCCGCGGTGCGATCATCGGCCCGTTCGAGGCGTTCCTGATTCGGCGGGGGATCAAGACCCTGGACGCGCGGATGGACCGCCACTGCCACAACGCGGCGCTCCTCGCCGACCTGCTCGACGGTCACGACGCCGTCGAACGGGTCCACTATCCGGGGCTCGCCTCTCACCCCGGCCACGAGGTCGCCGCCGAACAGATGGCCGACTTCGGCGGGATGTTGTCGTTCGAGCTCGCGGGCGGCGTCGAGGACGCGGTCGCGTTCGTCGCGGCGCTGGAGACGGTCACGATCGCCGAGAGCCTCGGCGGGGTCGAGAGCCTCATCGAGGTCCCCGCGGCGATGACCCACCAGGACCTCGCCCCCACCGAACTCGACGCGGCCGGGATCGACGCCGGCCTCGTCCGGCTCAGCGTCGGCATCGAACGGAGCGCGGACCTGGTGGCGGACGTCGAACGAGGGCTGGACGCCGTTGCGCGGTGA
- a CDS encoding SDR family oxidoreductase, which translates to MTELVADRTAVVTGAASGIGRGIALSLARHGAAVVVADIRESPREGGAPTHERIEDETEGRATFVHCDVTEREEIVDAVEAAEEFGGIDVMVNNAGYSRDEAFTDVDEDAYDDMMDVNAKGTFMGAQVAAERMAETGGGSIINVSSAEGLQGIGDHPTYGTSKGAVRTLTYSLADALAPDVRVNAIHPGLIETTMTTEDTPMIGTDDEDEFREKIALDRVGQPDDIGRAAVFLASDLAGYVTGESLVIDGGMTSTI; encoded by the coding sequence ATGACCGAACTTGTAGCGGACCGAACGGCCGTCGTCACCGGCGCTGCGAGCGGGATCGGCCGCGGGATCGCGCTCTCGCTCGCCCGCCACGGCGCGGCCGTCGTCGTCGCCGACATCCGCGAATCCCCCCGAGAGGGCGGCGCGCCGACCCACGAGCGGATCGAGGACGAAACCGAGGGCCGTGCGACGTTCGTCCACTGTGACGTGACCGAACGTGAGGAGATAGTCGATGCCGTCGAGGCCGCCGAGGAATTCGGCGGGATCGACGTCATGGTCAACAACGCCGGCTACAGCCGGGACGAGGCGTTCACCGACGTCGACGAAGACGCGTACGACGACATGATGGACGTGAACGCGAAGGGAACGTTCATGGGGGCGCAGGTCGCCGCGGAGCGGATGGCCGAGACGGGTGGCGGAAGCATCATCAACGTCTCCAGCGCCGAGGGCCTCCAGGGGATCGGCGACCACCCGACCTACGGCACGTCGAAGGGTGCCGTCCGGACGCTCACGTACTCGCTCGCCGACGCGCTCGCGCCCGACGTCCGGGTCAACGCGATCCACCCGGGACTGATCGAGACGACGATGACGACCGAGGACACCCCGATGATCGGCACCGACGACGAGGACGAGTTCCGGGAGAAGATCGCGCTCGACCGCGTCGGCCAGCCCGACGACATCGGCCGAGCGGCGGTGTTCCTCGCGAGCGACCTCGCGGGCTACGTCACCGGCGAATCGCTCGTCATCGACGGCGGCATGACGAGCACCATCTGA
- a CDS encoding TIGR00730 family Rossman fold protein: MDRLCVYCGSSIGARPAYRDAATELGRTLADRGIGLVYGGGDVGLMGAVADATLDAGGEAHGVIPASLVDAEVAHDGLTELDVVDSMHARKQRMVDLADGFVALPGGFGTLEELTEVLTWTQLGLHDNPCGLLNVADYYADLAAFFDHQVTEEFVSPAHRAMVIVENDPEALLDRFAEYEAPPLKDVLDSPDET; this comes from the coding sequence ATGGACCGTCTCTGTGTCTACTGCGGATCGAGTATCGGTGCCCGACCGGCGTATCGAGACGCCGCCACGGAACTCGGGCGAACGCTCGCGGACCGTGGGATCGGATTGGTCTACGGTGGTGGCGACGTCGGACTGATGGGTGCGGTCGCGGACGCGACGCTCGACGCGGGTGGCGAGGCCCACGGCGTGATCCCGGCGTCGCTCGTCGATGCCGAGGTCGCCCACGACGGGCTCACGGAACTCGACGTCGTCGATTCGATGCACGCGCGAAAACAGCGGATGGTCGACCTCGCCGACGGGTTCGTCGCGCTTCCCGGCGGTTTCGGCACCCTCGAAGAGCTCACCGAGGTCCTCACCTGGACCCAGCTCGGGCTCCACGACAACCCGTGTGGACTGTTGAACGTCGCGGACTACTACGCCGACCTCGCGGCGTTCTTCGACCATCAGGTGACCGAGGAGTTCGTGAGCCCGGCCCACCGGGCGATGGTCATCGTCGAGAACGACCCCGAAGCGCTCCTCGACCGGTTCGCCGAGTACGAGGCCCCGCCGCTGAAGGACGTGCTCGACAGCCCCGACGAGACCTGA
- a CDS encoding zinc-dependent alcohol dehydrogenase family protein — MRASVLTAVGEVEVQDRPRPTVADDDVLIRVGACGVCMTDYHMYHGSFEAPTPLVLGHETAGEVVEVGGNVTTVAVGDRVTLNPTVPCNACPACKRGETNLCADNTSIGGAGNTIRDGSFAEYVAAPASVVVDCGDLPVRTAALAEPLACCVHAVDRADLTTGDTVAVIGAGPIGLLMVQSFRVAGAGEIIVSELDAGRRELALELGADHAVDPADGDAVEQVTAVDGPVDVAAEVVGQTATIEQARAMTGKGGRTLVAGVPPQDATMEFSPFDLYFDEVSMVGTFALTQESFERAVTLLRNDRIDVDPLVTEEIGLDGLEGAFERMGNTEGLKKLVVPDGTA; from the coding sequence ATGCGTGCGTCGGTGCTCACGGCGGTCGGCGAGGTCGAGGTTCAGGACCGCCCGCGCCCGACCGTCGCCGACGACGACGTACTGATCCGGGTGGGCGCGTGCGGCGTCTGCATGACCGACTACCACATGTACCACGGCTCGTTCGAGGCCCCGACGCCGCTCGTGCTCGGCCACGAGACCGCGGGCGAGGTCGTCGAGGTGGGCGGGAACGTCACGACCGTCGCCGTCGGCGACCGTGTCACGCTCAATCCGACGGTCCCCTGCAACGCCTGTCCGGCGTGCAAGCGCGGCGAGACGAACCTCTGTGCGGACAACACCTCGATCGGCGGGGCCGGGAACACCATTCGGGACGGCTCGTTCGCCGAGTACGTCGCCGCCCCGGCGTCGGTCGTCGTCGACTGCGGCGACCTCCCGGTCCGAACGGCCGCGCTCGCCGAACCGCTCGCGTGCTGTGTCCACGCCGTCGACCGGGCGGACCTCACGACCGGCGACACGGTGGCCGTCATCGGCGCGGGTCCGATCGGCCTTCTCATGGTCCAGAGCTTCCGGGTCGCCGGCGCGGGGGAGATCATCGTCTCGGAGCTCGACGCGGGTCGTCGGGAACTCGCGCTCGAACTCGGGGCCGACCACGCGGTCGACCCTGCCGACGGCGACGCGGTCGAGCAGGTCACGGCGGTCGACGGGCCGGTCGACGTCGCGGCGGAGGTCGTCGGGCAGACGGCGACGATCGAACAGGCCCGCGCCATGACCGGCAAGGGCGGGCGCACGCTGGTCGCCGGCGTTCCGCCACAGGACGCCACGATGGAGTTCTCGCCGTTCGACCTCTACTTCGACGAGGTCAGCATGGTCGGGACGTTCGCGCTGACCCAGGAATCCTTCGAGCGCGCGGTGACGCTTCTCCGGAACGACCGGATCGACGTCGACCCGCTCGTCACCGAGGAGATCGGGCTCGACGGGCTGGAAGGCGCGTTCGAACGGATGGGCAACACCGAGGGACTCAAGAAACTCGTCGTTCCGGACGGGACGGCCTGA
- a CDS encoding BCCT family transporter, which yields MSRSDGSGPVAAFVDEVEPVVFAFGAGLTLLFVVLFALAPQTAADLVSGANGFVLAHFNWAFLIVMLFFVAFLFFLILGPWGNLRFGDDPPEYSFVSYFTMMYSAGLAAGIVFWGPAEALLHYATVPPLYGGVADASAAAMPIAVQYSMFHWALTQWSCFTVMGLGIGYYVYNHGAPLRVSSVLTPFIGAENVADSYWAKLIDIVAVFATLGGVSTSLGFIGSQFLTGLRFQWGIQVGDVGTVVVITTMTVVFTLSVVLGVDKGIRRLSNFNMGLFAVLLVATLVIGPTWFVLQLGTDALGGFVTDFVAMSLFIDTASNGEWANAWTVFYWAWPLAWSPFAGLFIARISRGRSVREVAFTGIGATGIATTPWFIVLGGTGVWLQHSGGANLLGPINRLGESVSGYVLYGALPGGMFLLAGFLVLVTTFFITSADSSTLAVSMMTTGGEEHPSTVIRVFWGLMLGAVASVLMVIGGVDALQSAAIITGGPFAIVCLVAVVGLAKSFREQYGNLLFQEETVIFGRDRSADGTTSDQGTTENDD from the coding sequence ATGAGCCGGTCCGACGGATCCGGGCCGGTCGCGGCGTTCGTCGACGAGGTCGAGCCGGTCGTCTTCGCGTTCGGCGCGGGGCTCACCCTGCTGTTCGTCGTCCTCTTCGCGCTCGCCCCCCAGACCGCCGCCGACCTCGTCTCGGGCGCGAACGGGTTCGTGCTCGCGCACTTCAACTGGGCCTTCCTCATCGTGATGCTGTTCTTCGTCGCGTTCCTGTTCTTCCTCATCCTCGGGCCGTGGGGGAACCTCCGGTTCGGCGACGACCCGCCGGAGTACAGTTTCGTCTCTTACTTCACGATGATGTACTCGGCGGGGCTCGCCGCGGGCATCGTCTTCTGGGGACCGGCCGAAGCGTTGCTCCACTACGCGACCGTCCCGCCGCTCTACGGTGGCGTGGCGGACGCGTCGGCCGCCGCGATGCCGATCGCGGTCCAGTACTCGATGTTTCACTGGGCGCTGACCCAGTGGTCGTGTTTCACGGTGATGGGGCTCGGGATCGGCTACTACGTCTACAACCACGGCGCACCGTTGCGCGTCTCCTCGGTCCTCACGCCGTTCATCGGGGCGGAGAACGTCGCCGACAGCTACTGGGCGAAGCTCATCGACATCGTCGCCGTCTTCGCCACCCTCGGCGGCGTCTCGACCTCGCTCGGGTTCATCGGGAGCCAGTTCCTCACCGGCCTCCGGTTCCAGTGGGGCATCCAAGTCGGGGACGTCGGGACGGTCGTCGTCATCACCACCATGACGGTGGTCTTCACTCTCTCGGTGGTGCTCGGCGTCGACAAGGGCATCCGCCGGCTCTCGAACTTCAACATGGGGCTGTTCGCCGTGTTGTTGGTCGCCACGCTCGTCATCGGGCCGACGTGGTTCGTCCTCCAGCTCGGAACCGACGCGCTCGGTGGGTTCGTCACCGACTTCGTCGCGATGAGCCTCTTCATCGACACCGCGAGCAACGGCGAGTGGGCGAACGCCTGGACGGTCTTCTACTGGGCGTGGCCGCTCGCGTGGTCGCCGTTCGCGGGGCTGTTCATCGCGCGGATCTCGCGCGGGCGCTCCGTTCGTGAAGTGGCCTTCACCGGGATCGGGGCGACCGGGATCGCGACCACGCCGTGGTTCATCGTGCTCGGCGGCACCGGCGTCTGGCTCCAGCACTCGGGCGGCGCGAATCTCCTCGGACCGATCAACCGGCTCGGCGAGTCGGTCTCGGGCTACGTGCTCTACGGCGCGCTCCCGGGCGGCATGTTCCTGTTGGCGGGCTTTCTCGTGCTCGTCACGACCTTCTTCATCACGTCGGCGGACTCCTCGACGCTCGCCGTCTCGATGATGACCACCGGCGGCGAGGAGCACCCCTCGACGGTCATCCGGGTCTTCTGGGGGCTGATGTTGGGTGCGGTCGCGTCGGTGCTGATGGTCATCGGCGGCGTCGACGCGCTCCAGTCCGCCGCGATCATCACCGGCGGCCCGTTCGCCATCGTCTGCCTCGTCGCGGTCGTCGGGCTCGCGAAGTCGTTCCGCGAGCAGTACGGCAACCTTCTCTTCCAGGAGGAGACGGTCATCTTCGGTCGCGACCGGTCCGCGGACGGAACGACGAGCGACCAGGGGACCACGGAGAACGACGACTGA
- a CDS encoding sulfite exporter TauE/SafE family protein has product MISSVVWLGLGLTVGLVLVAFASGVGITAIGPGGIFLTIALYTLTDIGSDVIAGTVQVAFIATGVVGTAAYVRSGELSRERLSLTGLLCGGSIGGAVVGAWLNGSVSRDLFGVLLGLLTGIAGLVIVYRELRGLSAVYSLDLETTAGRTGYFVVGAVLGGFSGLLGVGGPVIAVPALVLLGVPMLSAVAVAQAQGVFIATFAALGYLAQGAVSGPLAILVGVPLLAGVLVGWKVAHFVDPARLKVVLGGVLVLVAPTLVL; this is encoded by the coding sequence GTGATTAGTTCGGTGGTGTGGCTCGGGCTCGGACTGACCGTCGGGCTCGTGCTCGTCGCGTTCGCCTCGGGTGTCGGTATCACCGCGATCGGACCCGGCGGGATCTTCCTCACGATCGCGCTCTACACGCTCACCGACATCGGCTCGGACGTCATCGCCGGCACCGTCCAGGTCGCGTTCATCGCCACCGGGGTGGTCGGAACCGCCGCCTACGTTCGCTCCGGCGAGCTCTCCAGGGAGCGGCTCTCGCTGACCGGGCTGCTCTGCGGCGGGAGCATCGGCGGGGCCGTGGTCGGGGCGTGGCTGAACGGATCGGTCTCCCGCGACCTGTTCGGCGTGCTGCTCGGGCTGCTCACCGGGATCGCGGGGCTCGTCATCGTCTACCGGGAGCTCCGGGGGCTGAGCGCGGTCTACTCGCTGGACCTCGAAACGACCGCCGGCCGGACGGGCTACTTCGTGGTCGGCGCGGTGCTCGGGGGGTTCAGCGGCCTCCTCGGCGTCGGCGGCCCGGTGATCGCCGTCCCGGCGCTCGTGTTGCTCGGCGTGCCGATGTTGAGCGCCGTCGCGGTCGCCCAGGCCCAGGGCGTGTTCATCGCGACGTTCGCCGCGCTCGGCTACCTCGCCCAGGGAGCCGTCTCGGGCCCGCTCGCCATTTTGGTCGGCGTTCCACTGCTCGCGGGGGTGCTCGTCGGGTGGAAGGTCGCCCACTTCGTCGACCCCGCACGGCTGAAGGTGGTCCTCGGCGGCGTTCTGGTCCTCGTCGCACCCACGCTCGTCCTGTAG